The following DNA comes from Gammaproteobacteria bacterium.
TCGGATTCGATAATACCCTATTCTATAGATAGAGATATGAAAATTGAGCTTGAGCTTTACGCGGTACCAAAACACGACAGTGTCTATTTTGAGTGTCATTATCGAAACGCGCTTTTCACACAACAGACTATCGCAACGTTACTGGGAACATTTACTGACCTGATCACTCAAGTCGTTCAGAATCCGAGTCTAAACATCGATAAATACAAACTATTTATGCGGGACAACACAATAATGGATGCCAACAGACTTATACTCACTTCCGATGAGGAAAATCTTGAAAATAATACCCATACTGATGAAGCTGAGGTCGTAATATGAGTTTTGACGAACTGCTCGAAGCGCTGGTTACAAACGATATAAAAATTCGTGTTGAAGGGGATAATTTACGCATTAAGGCTGATCGCTCGGCCCTAACTTCCGATCTTACTCAACAGATAAAGACACATAAGGCTTCTCTCTTAAGCTGGGCAAGAAAGCAACAGGTCGATAACCCTTCTCTTCCTAAAACGCCCTTTCAGGCTTTCGTTGAAAATCTAAATGTGACGCTAAAGTATCACGACGTCGCGTCTCAATTTAGTGACATGGCGGTGCGGAATCCGGATTCCATTGCGGTCGAGTACCGAGATCAAAAATTCAGCTATGCTCAAATCAATGACGGTGCAAATAGGGTAGCGAACACTTTAATCGATCGAGGTTTAGAACAAGAAGCGATCATAGGTTTACTGATTGATAACCCAGTTGATCATTTAATTGCCGTCATTGGTTCATTCAAAGCAGGCGCAATGTTTGCCAGCTTTGGCTTGCAAAATCCGATACCACACATTCGGCAACAAATCGAATCAGCGAGACCCTCGGTCTGGGTATGCAGTTCAAACAGTTTAAGTATCATCTCGGAAATATACGAGCAGAGAGGCCGTACTGAAAAGTTTGTTATACTGATCGACGGCATCGCGACTGGGGAGCCCGTGGATATCGACGCGCTTGCAGACAGCAAACTTCGCGCAAACTGCACGAGCTTTACATCATCAAGCATTAATACGCCACCGACCTTAACCAGAGATCGAAACGCCCCGTGCTATATTTATTTCACATCGGGTTCAACGGGTACACCCAAGCCCATTGTGGGACGTACCCAAGGTCTTGCACACTTTATCGAGTGGGAGATCGACACGTTTAAAATCGATAAGCACGCCCGTGTCAGCCAACTCACCGCTCCCACTTTTGATGCCTATTTACGTGATGTCTTTGTCCCTTTGTGCAGTGGTGCAACATTGTGCATTCCCCCGCAAGCCAGTCGCAATTTGACACCTGATGTTCTCGTCTCGTGGATACAACAACAAGCCATCACCCTCGTGCACTGCGTCCCCTCTCTCTTCAGGACATTGCTCTCCCAGCATCTCACTCCCGAACACTTTTCTGCCCTGCAACATGTGTTGCTCGCCGGAGAGCCGTTGTTGCCCCGCGATGTCAAAAAATGGCAAAACATTTTTGGTCAACGGGTAGAACTGGTTAATCTTTATGGCGCTTCAGAAACCACGATGGTCAAGTGCTTCCACCGCGTCACACCTGAAGATGCGAAACAGACGTTCATTCCCGTGGGTCGCGCTATGTCGGGCGCTGCGGTGATTGTTCTCGACGAACAGGGACGAGTATGTCCACGCGGCGAAATTGGCGAGATCTATATTCGTTCGCCCTATGTCAGTCTCGGCTATTATCAACAAGCAGAAATGACTCAGCGTGCGTTCGTCGCCAATCCGCTGATGGAAGGCGACACGGTCTATCGTACCGGCGACCTGGGGACACTGTTGCCCGATGGCAATCTGCGATTTCTGGGCCGACGCGATCAACAGGTCAAGGTCAATGGCATCCGTATTGAGCTAAGCGAGATAGAAAACGCCTTGCTGGCACAACCAGATATTCAGGAAGCCGCAGTGATTGCCACTACTACCGATTTCGGTGATACCGTGTTGCACGCGTACTACGAAAACAAAGAAGCTATACCCACAGAAGAATTGCGTGCCTTTCTTAGCGATAGATTACCAGCTTCATTTCTTCCCAGTACCTATACCCACCTGGATAACCTGCCGCTAACACCAACAGGTAAAATCGACCGTAAGGCATTGCAACAGACTGTCGACACCTCGGACACGCAGAATTACGTGGCGCCGGTCACACCGACCCAACAGCAGTTGGCCGATATCTGGCAGGAAGTACTCGGGCTGGAGCGTGTGGGTATCCAGGATAATTTCTTTGAAATCGGCGGACATTCCCTACGCGCACTGCTGGTCATCTCGAAAATTCGTAAAACGTTTGAAGTGGAATTCCCGCTTGGTACCTTGTTCGATGCGCCTACCATTACCCAACTTGCCGAACTCATCGACAACTCGCAACATAGCCATTTCAGTGCCATCGAACCACTACCGCAGCAAGCGCACTACAGCCCCTCCCGTGCGCAAATGCGTTTGTGGCTTCTGCGTCAATTTGACGCGGATAGTTCTGCCTATCATATCCCCGCTATTCTCGATTTGCCTGACGGTATCAACAATAGCGTATTCGAACAGGTACTCAATACCATCATCGAACGCCACGAAACGCTGCGCACGGTCTTTAACGAAGTTGACGAGCAGGTGGTTCAATTTATTCTGCCTCCTTCGCCGATTACATTGCAGCAGCAGACGTTCGAGTCTACTGATGCACTGCAGCAGGCTATCAAGGCATTTACCGTCGCACCATTTGATTTTATTAACGGTCCTTTATTCCGTGCGCAAATTATTGTGACGCCCCAGGGACAAAAACAGTTGCTTTGGTGTATGCATGAAATCATCGCTGACGGTACGTCCAGCACGCTTTTTCAAAAAGAGGCCGAGCAACTGTTACAAGCCTTCCGCCAAGGGCTACCCAATCCGCTCGCTCCTCTGCGCATACAATATAAAGATTATGCCGCCTGGCAAAACAGAATGCTCGAAGAAGACAGTGGTGCCGACAGTCGAAACTATTGGCATACGCAACTCAGCGGTAAATTACCCGTCTTGGATCTGCCTTTTGACTTTCCCCTTACTGCGCAAACTGATACACACGGGGCCTATTACGAGTTTACCGTACCGGCACAAGTTCAGAAGACCTTGCACAGCTATTGTCAATCACATCAAGTTACGCCGTTTATGCTACTACAAGCGACGTTAACGGTAGCACTATGCAATCTTACCGGCCAAAAAGACATCATTTTAGGTTCGCCAGTGGCCGGTAGAGACCACATAGACCTACAACCACTGATCGGTTTTTTTCTTAACACCATTCTACTGCGCTACCAAACAATGCCGACAACAACGTTTGCGCAGTTGTTACAAACTGTTAAGAAAACCACGTTAGATGGTCTAGCACATCAGCACTACCCCTTTGAACAACTCGTTGACGAACTGGATGTCTCTCGACAACGTATTCGCTTTCCGCTCACATCGATCTTACTCAACGTGATGAATTTCACCGACAATACGCAAACTCTTGATCTTTTCGAGGCTCGCCATTGTTCGGTTGACAAAGACATGAAAATAGAATTTGAAATCGATGTGTTTGAGTACAGCAATGGTATGCGTTTTCGATGTATATATCGTACGGGTTTATTCCGCCCGGAGACTATAGAGTATTTGATGCGGAATTTTGTCGATTTATTACAATACTCTCTGAATGACAGCAGCTACCTCGTTGACGAGGCACCTATTTACAAGTCATCTCAAGGTGAAGTCGATGGCAATATTTCAATTAATAGTCCTGCGCTCAGTTTTATGCGTACGCTCGACGTTCCACTTACATTCGATCATCCTTTCGCTGCATTTGAATCACAAGTCAAGACGACACCTGATGCTATCGCGGTAAGTTACGCAAACGAGTCGCTCAGCTATCAAGTGCTTTATGACAGAAGTCTTCAAATTGCTATCGGCTTGCAAAATCAGGGATTAATTCCGGGTCAAGTAGTTGGCGTGTTGACAGATAATCCGCTTGAACAATTAGCCGCTTTGCTCGGGATTATGCAAACGCGCGGTGTCATAGCGATTATGAACACCGGCGACCCAATCACACGCTTGAAGCAATATGTGAAAGTGACTCAAGTATATCACTGGGTAGGAAACAGCACGTCGATTGAACGCCTGCCAACTATCGTTGGCGATGAGACTCGAACAGCTTCCGTATTACTGTTAAATCGCGATGCGCCGATTAGTCACAAACTACCGCCAGCGTGGAACATACAACATTTGACTGCATTTGATTCCGGAAAATTTGATTCAAAAATTGATGGCGATGACCCCTGCTATATTTATTTCACATCGGGTTCAACGGGTACACCCAAGCCCATTGTGGGGCGCGCCCAGAGTCTTGCACACTTTATTCAGTGGGAGATCGACACGTTTAAAATCGATAAGCACGCCCGTGTCAGCCAACTCACCGCTCCCACTTTTGACGCCTATTTACGTGATGTCTTTGTCCCTTTGTGCAGTGGTGCAACATTGTACATTCCCCCGCAAGCCAGTCGCAATTTGACGCCCGACGTTCTCGTCTCGTGGATACAACAACAAGCCATCACCCTCGTGCACTGCGTTCCCTCTCTGTTCAGGACATTGCTCACCCAGCACCTCACCCCCGAACACTTTTCTGCCCTGCAACATGTGTTGCTCGCCGGAGAGCCGTTGTTACCCCACGACGTCAAACAATGGCAAGACATTTTTGGTCAACGGGTAGAACTGGTTAATCTTTATGGCGCTTCAGAAACCACGATGGTCAAGTGCTTCCACCGCGTCACACCTGACGATGCGAAACAAACGTTCATTCCCGTGGGTCGCGCTATGTCGGGCGCTGCGGTAATTGTTCTCGACGAACAAGGACGGGTGTGCCCACGCGGCGAAATTGGCGAGATCTATATTCGTTCGCCCTATGTCAGTCTCGGCTATTATCAACAAGCAGAAATGACTCAGCGTGCGTTCGTCGCCAATCCGCTGATGGAAGGCGACACGGTCTATCGTACCGGCGACCTGGGGACACTGTTGCCCGATGGCAATCTGCGATTTCTGGGCCGACGCGATCAACAGGTCAAGGTCAATGGCATCCGTATTGAGCTAAGCGAGATAGAAAACGCCTTGCTGGCACAACCAGATATTCAGGAAGCCGCAGTGATTGCCACTACTACCGATTTCGGTGATACCGTGTTGCACGCGTACTACGAAAACAAAGAAGCTATACCCACAGAAGAATTGCGTGCCTTTCTTAGCGATAGATTACCAGCTTCATTTCTTCCCAGTACCTATACCCACCTGGATAACCTGCCGCTAACACCAACAGGTAAAATCGACCGTAAGGCATTGCAACAGACTGTCGACACCTCGGACACGCAGAATTACGTGGCGCCGGTCACACCGACCCAACAGCAGTTGGCCGATATCTGGCAGGAAGTACTCGGGCTGGAGCGTGTGGGTATCCAGGATAATTTCTTTGAAATCGGCGGACATTCCCTACGCGCACTGCTGGTCATCTCGAAAATTCGTAAAACGTTTGAAGTGGAATTCCCGCTTGGTACCTTGTTCGATGCGCCTACCATTACCCAACTTGCCGAACTCATCGACAACTCGCAACATAGCCATTTCAGTGCCATCGAACCACTACCGCAGCAAGCGCACTACAGCCCCTCCCGTGCGCAAATGCGTTTGTGGCTTCTGCGTCAATTTGACGCGGATAGTTCTGCCTATCATATCCCCGCTATTCTCGATTTGCCTGACGGTATCAACAATAGCGTATTCGAACAGGTACTCAATACCATCATCGAACGCCACGAAACGCTGCGCACGGTCTTTAACGAAGTTGACGAGCAGGTGGTTCAATTTATTCTGCCTCCTTCGCCGATTACATTGCAGCAGCAGACGTTCGAGTCTACTGATGCACTGCAGCAGGCTATCAAGGCATTTACCGTCGCACCATTTGATTTTATTAACGGTCCTTTATTCCGTGCGCAAATTATTGTGACGCCCCAGGGACAAAAACAGTTGCTTTGGTGTATGCATGAAATCATCGCTGACGGTACGTCCAGCACGCTTTTTCAAAAAGAGGCCGAGCAACTGTTACAAGCCTTCCGCCAAGGGCTACCCAATCCGCTCGCTCCTCTGCGCATACAATATAAAGATTATGCCGCCTGGCAAAACAGAATGCTCGAAGAAGACAGTGGTGCCGACAGTCGAAACTATTGGCATACGCAACTCAGCGGTAAATTACCCGTCTTGGATCTGCCTTTTGACTTTCCCCTTACCCAGGACAAGGGATGGCAAGGTGAGCGATACACGTTTAGTGCCTCGCCGACACTCAGCGCACAGTTAGAGGAATTTTGTAGTCGCCATCAGGTTACGTTGTTTATGACACTGCATGCTGCACTAAGCGTTTTACTCGCCCGACTAACCGGACAAAAAGACATAATCATCGCCTCCCCTGTAGCCGGACGCGATCATATTGACCTACAACCGTTAATCGGTTTCTTTCTAAACACCATATTGCTTCGTCACAACATAAATTCCAGCAACACCGTCACCGACTTTCTAAAACAGGTGAAGAACACAACACTTAGCGGATTACATCATCAGCACTATCCCTTTGATGAATTGATAAAAGAACTGAATATTTCCCGCGACCTCAATCGCTTCCCCGGCGCATCTGTGTTATTAAATGTTCTTAATTTCTTAGACGATGAAATTCCAGTCGAGAACAAGGAGCCGCACACTGACACACTAAACTGGGATATGAAGATTGAGTGGGAAATGTTTGTGTTGCCGCGTTCCAATGGCCTATTGTTCTATTGCCAATACCGCTCGGAATTATTCAAGCCCGAATTAATGGAATATCTAATGAACGAATTCGTCCATCTTCTGGGAGAGTTTGTCACACACCCCACAAGTAAACTCAGTCAACTGGATGTTTTACTACCGGAAAGACGCGTCGACCACAATGGAAACAAAATAAATATCAATTCGGCCTACCTGGAGTTTACGGAATAAGATTAACTATATGTCTATTAGCGAACGGACTGGCAAGATAGCACCATCCGTTCAACTGTACCCACCTATATCAAATTGCTCTAGAAAAACACCAAATGTCAATATAATAATTAGCAAGTCGGAGTCGTATGGCAAGTTCAGCTTAAAACCGTCTCTTCGATACATTTTCTTAATTCGTTCAACAGTATCTGGATCAAAATAGCCTTGACGCTGGATAGTATTATAGGAGAGCAAGTCCTCTACCCACTCGATGTTTTGTTTTAACAAGGCAGGACTTCCTGGGGCGACAAAGTGAAATTTTTCGCGGTTGGCGATATCAAATGGAATATAGTTTTCAGCAATCTTTTTGACGATGTATTTTTCTATAAGTCCGTTGAGTTTTAGTCTTGGCGGAATTGTTTTCGCAAACTCTATCAATTCGACATCCAGGAAAGGATATCTCGCTTCAACGGAATTTCGATATGCCACCCGATCACCATGATCCGCAAGCAAGTGATCTGACAATCTCAGTTTAAAGTCGATATATGAGCGCTTGTGAATCGGGTGGCGACCGACTAGTTTGGTTTTGTCAATCAAATTTGAATCGACAGCGTTAAAGTCGGAAAACCGCTCGCGCAGCGCTTCTGAATAAATAGCGAGCTTTGTCTCCCTAAACTCATAATAATTTTTCTCGTAAAAGAAATTGCTATCACCCCAAAGCTTTGATCTTTCCTCATTCTCCATAATTTTTTCGACATCGAATGCGTCATCCTGTCCACCATTCGCACGCAACTCGTCGAATCGATATCCTACGTAACCAGCAAACAGTTCATCGGCACCTTCACCGGTTAACACTACCTTGATATTGTTATTTCTAACCATCTCTGACAATGCCAATGAGCATGTATTATATGTTTCCTTTAGCGGTGATTCCGCATAGTAAACAGCATCGGATAGTCGATCTGCGACACTATCCCAATCAAAAATAACTTCATGCCGGGTAGCATTGAATTGTTGCGCCAACAAGTTCTGATAGGCACGTTCGTCATGTTCGTGGTCGGTAAAACCGATAGAAAACGCATGACGCTCAGATGATGATGAAATATTGTGAACTATTCCAGCAATGAGAGACGAGTCTAATCCCCCACTCAAATAATATCCCACCGGTACATCGGCATTTAATCTATATCTTATAGCCTTATTAAGTAATTCATCTAGTCTTTCCACATAATAATCGTCGGGATGATCTTCAAGTGTGTTGCTCGGGTAATTCAAATCCCAATATT
Coding sequences within:
- a CDS encoding amino acid adenylation domain-containing protein; the encoded protein is MSFDELLEALVTNDIKIRVEGDNLRIKADRSALTSDLTQQIKTHKASLLSWARKQQVDNPSLPKTPFQAFVENLNVTLKYHDVASQFSDMAVRNPDSIAVEYRDQKFSYAQINDGANRVANTLIDRGLEQEAIIGLLIDNPVDHLIAVIGSFKAGAMFASFGLQNPIPHIRQQIESARPSVWVCSSNSLSIISEIYEQRGRTEKFVILIDGIATGEPVDIDALADSKLRANCTSFTSSSINTPPTLTRDRNAPCYIYFTSGSTGTPKPIVGRTQGLAHFIEWEIDTFKIDKHARVSQLTAPTFDAYLRDVFVPLCSGATLCIPPQASRNLTPDVLVSWIQQQAITLVHCVPSLFRTLLSQHLTPEHFSALQHVLLAGEPLLPRDVKKWQNIFGQRVELVNLYGASETTMVKCFHRVTPEDAKQTFIPVGRAMSGAAVIVLDEQGRVCPRGEIGEIYIRSPYVSLGYYQQAEMTQRAFVANPLMEGDTVYRTGDLGTLLPDGNLRFLGRRDQQVKVNGIRIELSEIENALLAQPDIQEAAVIATTTDFGDTVLHAYYENKEAIPTEELRAFLSDRLPASFLPSTYTHLDNLPLTPTGKIDRKALQQTVDTSDTQNYVAPVTPTQQQLADIWQEVLGLERVGIQDNFFEIGGHSLRALLVISKIRKTFEVEFPLGTLFDAPTITQLAELIDNSQHSHFSAIEPLPQQAHYSPSRAQMRLWLLRQFDADSSAYHIPAILDLPDGINNSVFEQVLNTIIERHETLRTVFNEVDEQVVQFILPPSPITLQQQTFESTDALQQAIKAFTVAPFDFINGPLFRAQIIVTPQGQKQLLWCMHEIIADGTSSTLFQKEAEQLLQAFRQGLPNPLAPLRIQYKDYAAWQNRMLEEDSGADSRNYWHTQLSGKLPVLDLPFDFPLTAQTDTHGAYYEFTVPAQVQKTLHSYCQSHQVTPFMLLQATLTVALCNLTGQKDIILGSPVAGRDHIDLQPLIGFFLNTILLRYQTMPTTTFAQLLQTVKKTTLDGLAHQHYPFEQLVDELDVSRQRIRFPLTSILLNVMNFTDNTQTLDLFEARHCSVDKDMKIEFEIDVFEYSNGMRFRCIYRTGLFRPETIEYLMRNFVDLLQYSLNDSSYLVDEAPIYKSSQGEVDGNISINSPALSFMRTLDVPLTFDHPFAAFESQVKTTPDAIAVSYANESLSYQVLYDRSLQIAIGLQNQGLIPGQVVGVLTDNPLEQLAALLGIMQTRGVIAIMNTGDPITRLKQYVKVTQVYHWVGNSTSIERLPTIVGDETRTASVLLLNRDAPISHKLPPAWNIQHLTAFDSGKFDSKIDGDDPCYIYFTSGSTGTPKPIVGRAQSLAHFIQWEIDTFKIDKHARVSQLTAPTFDAYLRDVFVPLCSGATLYIPPQASRNLTPDVLVSWIQQQAITLVHCVPSLFRTLLTQHLTPEHFSALQHVLLAGEPLLPHDVKQWQDIFGQRVELVNLYGASETTMVKCFHRVTPDDAKQTFIPVGRAMSGAAVIVLDEQGRVCPRGEIGEIYIRSPYVSLGYYQQAEMTQRAFVANPLMEGDTVYRTGDLGTLLPDGNLRFLGRRDQQVKVNGIRIELSEIENALLAQPDIQEAAVIATTTDFGDTVLHAYYENKEAIPTEELRAFLSDRLPASFLPSTYTHLDNLPLTPTGKIDRKALQQTVDTSDTQNYVAPVTPTQQQLADIWQEVLGLERVGIQDNFFEIGGHSLRALLVISKIRKTFEVEFPLGTLFDAPTITQLAELIDNSQHSHFSAIEPLPQQAHYSPSRAQMRLWLLRQFDADSSAYHIPAILDLPDGINNSVFEQVLNTIIERHETLRTVFNEVDEQVVQFILPPSPITLQQQTFESTDALQQAIKAFTVAPFDFINGPLFRAQIIVTPQGQKQLLWCMHEIIADGTSSTLFQKEAEQLLQAFRQGLPNPLAPLRIQYKDYAAWQNRMLEEDSGADSRNYWHTQLSGKLPVLDLPFDFPLTQDKGWQGERYTFSASPTLSAQLEEFCSRHQVTLFMTLHAALSVLLARLTGQKDIIIASPVAGRDHIDLQPLIGFFLNTILLRHNINSSNTVTDFLKQVKNTTLSGLHHQHYPFDELIKELNISRDLNRFPGASVLLNVLNFLDDEIPVENKEPHTDTLNWDMKIEWEMFVLPRSNGLLFYCQYRSELFKPELMEYLMNEFVHLLGEFVTHPTSKLSQLDVLLPERRVDHNGNKININSAYLEFTE
- the asnB gene encoding asparagine synthase (glutamine-hydrolyzing) — encoded protein: MCGIVGVVDFNEKYPISEQILRPMTDKLFHRGPDDSGFYIGTCVGFGFRRLSIIDLEHGQQPFYSQDKTIALVCNGEIYNYKELRQELQQKGYRFSTQCDVEVLIPLYQEYGKDFIRKLNGQFAIALFDRDEQTLILARDHVGIVPLFYTLQDGVLIFASEIKAILAHPLAKRRVNVRGLDQVLTYPGLVSPTTMFEGIHALKPGHFLIMNTRQQSVHEYWDLNYPSNTLEDHPDDYYVERLDELLNKAIRYRLNADVPVGYYLSGGLDSSLIAGIVHNISSSSERHAFSIGFTDHEHDERAYQNLLAQQFNATRHEVIFDWDSVADRLSDAVYYAESPLKETYNTCSLALSEMVRNNNIKVVLTGEGADELFAGYVGYRFDELRANGGQDDAFDVEKIMENEERSKLWGDSNFFYEKNYYEFRETKLAIYSEALRERFSDFNAVDSNLIDKTKLVGRHPIHKRSYIDFKLRLSDHLLADHGDRVAYRNSVEARYPFLDVELIEFAKTIPPRLKLNGLIEKYIVKKIAENYIPFDIANREKFHFVAPGSPALLKQNIEWVEDLLSYNTIQRQGYFDPDTVERIKKMYRRDGFKLNLPYDSDLLIIILTFGVFLEQFDIGGYS